A part of Papilio machaon chromosome 21, ilPapMach1.1, whole genome shotgun sequence genomic DNA contains:
- the LOC106707375 gene encoding tetratricopeptide repeat protein 28, with translation MSQRDFSEVEPTGSASLGAASRALFVEKVRASNAACQAGDFSTAVALYTDALTLDPANHILYSNRSAARLKQGQFAAALQDATRARELCPNWPKAYYRQGVALQCLGRHGEALAAFSSGLGVEPTSRQLLAALVEASLKSPLRVTLEPTFRQLEAMKLDQSPFVLISVVGQELLAAGQYQAAVTVLEAALRIGSCSLKLRGSVFSALSSAHWALSQLDAAINYMQQDLAVAKSLGDTAGECRAHGNLGAAYFSQGSYKDALTAHRYQLVLAMKCKDTQAAAAALTSLGHVYTAIGDYPNALASHKQCVQLVKQMGDRLQEAREIGNVGAVYLAMGEFDSAVDCHTQHLRLARRLGDQVEEARAYSNLGSSYHYRRNFSQAIAYHENVLRIAQNLGDRAIEARAYAGLGHAARCAGDYAQAKKWHERQLDVALAARDKVGEGRACSNLGIVYQLLGEHDAALKLHQAHLSIARQLQDKAGMGRAYGNIGNAYSAAGFYEQAIKYHKQELTISKEVHDRSSEASTHGNLAVAYQALGAHDMALFHYRAHLGIARELKDAAGEACALLNLGNCLSSRGEFAQAVPYYEQHLMLSQELGDVTAEAKACHFLGYAHYCLGNYREAVRYYDQDLSLAKDLQDKMNMGRAYCNLGLAHLALGNLETALECQKYFLAIAHMTQHLQGKFRALGNIGDVLIKMGDVEEAVKMYQRQLRFAREARDRSLEAAACGALGLARRLQRRLDAALGHHTQELTLRQEAGDAAGEARAHSHLGAVHMALGHYSHAARCYREQLERAQELQDCALEAQAYGNLGIAKLNMGHYEDAIGYLEQQLAILERVNSPTCQVDKARALGSLGDCYDALADPDEALKYHEQHLAAALKLDNAREQERAYRGLGLSHKSVGNLQQALVCLEKRLVVAHELGAPDAKAQAYGELGALHIALGNLDQALSCLEHQKNIAKELNNQIMEAEAWHALGVAQQARGEHAAAVRHHRAELELAHRLGLTHLQARACGGLGTAHASLGAHAEAARWHESRLRHATAAGDTRGRANALADLGRSHLAMGACGSAVSYLRQALAATEGLSDADEEAKVRHRLGFALWASGELEEAREQLAAALAGLEAGSRHRDRTAAPLYTSTHHALQRVLVELGRHPEALVVAERGRCRSLDVLAEKQPGTLNQANLELHTAQRNMPEEANKERPELWSPSNVEQILEVVNKQKAPVLYYSLAAGKLYAWLLQPHKGILRFHQVSLLDQNEDSDNSLPDISPDDLQPSAGSLGKLERYISEWSAWLKTAERRNEEDQWEPDERPNAGLARMVSRNHLLNSSNYSLSSLFSVGSVGGSVAGSVASLQGSTRSSAHGPRKKQAAWQGPPCLNMLYQMLIAPFEDLLPASCNNNHAMHGRRGCGGRRELVVGVEGVLYACPWGALRPAGDAEPLCERYALLAAPALRPLRQPRHARARLEREHGASSGNNAETGMRCLVVGGARVCGSRWPAAHAQLKEAELVADMLRVTPLTDYQASKEAVLAQLSQAECVHFATHVCWKTPAIILSPGEVVDSQAKRLLNTSVGSGAADTSTENEEENTELPPSNEELPPASEFMLTASEIMNMKITARLVVISCAPSSASLQEGEESTDAVAAVSGLGAGVSRLCRALLAAGAHAVLLALWPAPQDTATKILYRALYSALLQGSRVAKALGDAMQTVRHTKHFAHPAHWAGLALLGANVRLSNKVALMGQALCELLAAPDKCRDALRVCLHLVEKSLQRIVRGQKNAMYTTQKSIENKAGAAAGWRELLMSVGFRFEPAANGIPSSVFFPQSDPEERLTQCSASLQALLGLTPTTLQALSKLISNGDVADEIIGVIRSVISQFSVKNSEGDTIEVAVNVRLWRVNGCHELLASLGFDLAEVGQDEVTLRTGKTANRRHIQFVLQALLALFDTQEAPRSLSLESSSSVESLASIDDGDLEPHSDGEPPPRQHRQESVSSVPPPPLPLGSCGGAFTMYVRGSTSNTEVGRGEPDGRTAPPPAPPPPRYRGESDAAFTPSPPAAPPSTSTAPQRDVSLALAHQTKIRTLYTRRPPSTDDSDWESSGHDTVLRRRPEHSHTRYLDAFYDLASAQPRRTEEEKPDQALNQPSTSKRVTRSKMGSSSRDSMAQVRHMSGELTPTISEVYHERNIGLGLAPPLAELLLAEESKTEMRAASSSENLLLQNLEKLGLLGDTSENEERWCSNNTSRPWLSAPPLETDVQGSDLTTAEIIERQAKFKKDEPKRKEENAYELKPKEETPGPSGIEKRSVSPFSELSRRDEGDGRSIADSHSSYKALVLNPRTPYLPEEGEAVALKPVAEGGKTHPRPRRPPVPRTRPAYTTLDFPPNK, from the exons GTAGAACCAACTGGCTCTGCGTCCCTAGGGGCAGCGTCGAGAGCTCTGTTTGTTGAAAAAGTACGCGCTTCTAACGCGGCGTGCCAAGCCGGTGACTTCTCAACAGCTGTTGCACTATACACTGATGCGTTAACACTAGACCCCGCCAACCACATCCTATATAGTAACAG GTCTGCAGCTCGTTTGAAGCAGGGCCAGTTCGCGGCGGCTTTGCAAGATGCGACCAGAGCGCGGGAGCTCTGTCCTAACTGGCCGAAGGCTTACTACAGACAAG GTGTTGCTCTACAATGCCTGGGTCGCCACGGAGAGGCGCTGGCCGCGTTCAGTTCAGGGCTGGGCGTGGAGCCGACGTCACGGCAACTGCTCGCAGCGTTGGTGGAAGCGTCCCTTAAGTCCCCGTTGCGCGTCACATTGGAACCCACCTTCAGGCAGCTGGAGGCTATGAAGTTAGATCAGTCGCCGTTCGTACTGATATCT GTGGTGGGTCAAGAACTGCTGGCCGCTGGGCAGTACCAGGCCGCGGTTACGGTATTGGAAGCTGCCCTGAGGATAGGATCATGTTCCCTAAAACTAAG GGGTTCAGTGTTCAGCGCGCTATCCTCAGCTCATTGGGCGCTCAGTCAGCTGGACGCCGCCATCAACTACATGCAACAGGACCTGGCCGTCGCCAAGTCCCTAGGAGATACAGCTGGCGAGTGCCGCGCGCACGGCAACCTCGGCGCTGCCTACTTCAGCCAGGGGTCATACAAGGACGCGTTGACCGCGCATAGGTACCAACTGGTCCTGGCTATGAAATGCAAG GACACACAAGCCGCAGCGGCAGCTCTAACATCTTTAGGGCACGTTTACACTGCGATCGGTGACTACCCGAATGCGCTCGCCAGTCACAAGCAGTGTGTACAGCTGGTGAAACAAATGGGCGACAGGCTGCAAGAAGCAAGGGAGATTGGCAACGTGGGCGCCGTGTACCTGGCCATGGGGGAATTCGACTCGGCTGTTGATTGTCACACACAGCACTTGAGATTAGCCAGGCGACTCGGCGATCAG GTGGAAGAAGCTCGTGCATATTCAAATCTTGGATCATCGTATCACTACAGACGTAATTTTTCTCAGGCAATCGCTTACCATGAAAATGTATTACGAATAGCACAGAATTTGGGCGATCGAGCCATTGAGGCTAGAGCGTACGCTGGATTAGGACATGCAGCAAG ATGTGCCGGTGATTATGCACAGGCTAAGAAATGGCACGAGAGGCAACTGGATGTTGCATTAGCAGCCAGAGacaag gTTGGCGAAGGCCGTGCTTGTTCAAACTTGGGCATCGTTTACCAATTGCTGGGGGAGCATGACGCGGCCCTCAAACTGCACCAAGCGCATCTGTCCATTGCAAGGCAATTGCAG gaTAAAGCAGGGATGGGTCGCGCGTACGGAAACATAGGCAACGCGTACTCCGCAGCGGGTTTCTACGAGCAGGCCATCAAGTACCATAAGCAGGAGCTAACGATATCCAAGGAGGTGCACGACCGCAGCTCTGAGGCGTCTACGCATGGCAACCTGGCTGTAGCCTATCAGGCCCTCGGCGCACATGACATGGCGCTGTTCCACTATCGAGCACATTTAG GCATAGCTCGCGAGTTGAAAGATGCGGCGGGCGAGGCGTGTGCCCTCCTCAACCTGGGCAACTGCCTATCCTCACGCGGGGAGTTTGCGCAAGCCGTGCCATACTATGAGCAGCACCTTATGCTCTCACAGGAGCTCGGTGATGTTACCGCAGAGGCCAAGGCCTGCCACTTCCTGGGATATGCGCATTACTGCTTGGGCAATTATAGAGAGGCGGTCAG GTACTACGATCAAGATCTATCACTTGCTAAAGATTTACAAGACAAAATGAACATGGGCAGAGCGTACTGCAACCTTGGTCTGGCACATTTGGCACTGGGCAACTTGGAGACGGCGTTAGAGTGCCAGAAATATTTCTTGGCGATAGCCCACATGACCCAGCATCTGCAAGGCAAGTTCAGAGCGCTGGGAAATATTGGCGATGTGCTGATAAAGATGGGGGATGTCGAAGAAGCGGTGAAGATGTATCAACGGCAGTTAAGATTCGCTAGAGAG GCTCGTGACCGATCATTGGAGGCAGCCGCGTGTGGTGCTCTGGGTCTCGCGCGACGACTGCAGAGAAGACTGGACGCAGCCCTAGGACATCATACTCAG GAGCTGACGCTGCGCCAGGAGGCGGGCGACGCGGCGGGCGAGGCGCGCGCGCACTCACACCTCGGCGCCGTACACATGGCGCTCGGACACTACTCACACGCCGCCAGGTGCTATAGG GAGCAACTGGAGCGAGCACAAGAGCTACAAGACTGCGCTCTAGAAGCGCAGGCGTACGGCAACCTCGGCATCGCTAAACTCAACATGGGACATTACGAAGATGCTATCGGTTATTTAGAACag CAACTGGCAATCCTCGAGCGCGTGAACAGTCCGACATGCCAAGTAGACAAGGCTCGCGCGCTGGGCTCGCTGGGCGACTGCTACGACGCGCTGGCTGACCCTGACGAGGCCCTCAAGTACCACGAGCAGCACCTCGCCGCCGCCCTCAAGCTGGACAACGCCAGGGAACAGGAGCGCGCCTACCGCGGACTGGGCCTCAGTCATAA ATCAGTGGGCAACTTGCAGCAAGCACTAGTATGTCTGGAGAAACGGCTGGTGGTGGCGCACGAGCTAGGCGCGCCCGACGCCAAAGCGCAGGCGTACGGCGAGCTGGGCGCGCTGCACATCGCGCTCGGCAACCTCGACCAGGCCCTCTCCTGCCTCGAGCACCAGAAGAACATCGCCAA GGAGCTGAACAACCAGATAATGGAGGCGGAGGCGTGGCACGCTCTAGGCGTGGCGCAGCAAGCGCGCGGCGAGCACGCGGCCGCCGTGCGCCATCACCGCGCAGAGCTCGAACTCGCGCACCGCCTCGGTCTCACGCATTTACAG GCCCGGGCTTGCGGCGGTCTGGGTACTGCACATGCATCTCTGGGCGCACATGCAGAAGCCGCGAGGTGGCACGAATCTCGCTTGCGTCACGCCACAGCCGCTG GAGATACAAGAGGACGTGCAAACGCGTTAGCCGATTTAGGGAGATCTCATTTGGCGATGGGCGCGTGTGGCAGTGCCGTGTCATACTTGAGACAAGCATTAGCAGCTACGGAAGGATTATCTGATGCTGATGAAGAG GCGAAAGTCCGTCACCGCCTGGGGTTCGCGCTGTGGGCGTCGGGCGAGCTGGAGGAGGCGCGCGAGCAGCTGGCGGCCGCGCTGGCGGGGCTGGAGGCCGGCTCTCGTCACCGCGACAGGACCGCCGCGCCGCTCTACACCTCCACCCACCACGCGCTGCAGCGAGTGCTTGTCG AGTTGGGCCGTCACCCCGAGGCGCTTGTGGTGGCGGAGCGCGGCCGCTGCCGCTCGCTGGATGTACTGGCCGAGAAGCAGCCCGGCACGCTCAACCAGGCCAACCTCGAACTGCACACTGCACAAAG AAATATGCCAGAAGAGGCCAACAAAGAGAGACCAGAGCTGTGGAGTCCAAGCAACGTGGAGCAGATCCTGGAGGTGGTGAACAAACAGAAAGCGCCCGTGCTATACTACAGCCTTGCTGCTGGGAAACTGTATGCGTGGCTGCTGCAGCCGCATAAGG gtATCCTTCGATTCCATCAAGTGTCACTTTTAGACCAGAACGAAGACAGCGATAACAGCCTGCCTGATATCAGCCCTGATGACCTGCAGCCCAGCGCAG GTTCATTAGGCAAACTGGAGCGATATATCAGCGAATGGTCAGCCTGGCTCAAGACTGCTGAGCGCAGGAATGAAGAGGATCAATGGGAGCCCGACGAGAGACCTAACGCGGGACTTGCTAGAATG GTGTCACGCAATCACTTATTAAACTCTTCAAACTACTCTCTGAGTTCCTTGTTCAGTGTGGGCTCAGTCGGGGGCTCAGTCGCCGGTTCCGTGGCCAGTCTACAGGGATCTACGAG ATCAAGCGCACACGGTCCTCGTAAGAAACAAGCGGCGTGGCAAGGCCCGCCCTGCCTCAACATGCTATACCAGATGTTGATCGCGCCCTTCGAGGACCTTCTGCCGGCATCCTGCAATAACAATCATG CGATGCACGGTCGGCGCGGCTGCGGCGGTCGTCGCGAGCTGGTGGTGGGTGTGGAGGGCGTGCTGTACGCGTGTCCGTGGGGCGCGCTGCGTCCCGCCGGCGACGCGGAGCCGCTGTGCGAGCGCTACGCCCTGCTCGCCGCGCCCGCGCTGCGCCCGCTCCGGCAGCCCAGGCACGCGCGCGCCAGGCTCGAACGAGAACATG GTGCATCCTCAGGCAACAATGCGGAGACGGGCATGCGCTGCCTGGTGGTAGGCGGGGCGCGCGTGTGTGGCTCGCGCTGGCCGGCGGCGCACGCGCAGCTCAAGGAGGCAGAGCTGGTCGCCGACATGCTGCGCGTCACACCGCTCACTGACTACCAG GCTTCTAAAGAGGCAGTACTAGCTCAACTGTCACAGGCGGAGTGTGTACACTTCGCTACACATGTCTGCTGGAAGACGCCCGCCATCATACTCAGTCCTGGCGAAGTT GTTGACTCTCAAGCGAAACGTCTTTTGAATACGAGTGTGGGAAGTGGAGCGGCCGATACATCAACAGAAAATGAAGAAGAAA atactGAGTTGCCGCCCAGCAATGAAGAATTGCCACCAGCATCAGAGTTCATGCTGACCGCCTCAGAAATCATGAACATGAAAATAACAGCACGATTG GTGGTGATATCGTGCGCGCCGTCCAGCGCGTCACTACAAGAGGGTGAGGAGAGCACGGACGCAGTGGCGGCAGTGTCGGGTCTAGGCGCGGGTGTGTCGCGGCTGTGTCGCGCGCTGCTGGCGGCGGGCGCTCACGCCGTGCTGCTGGCGCTGTGGCCCGCACCGCAGGACACCGCCACAAAGATTTTATACCGAGCATTGTATTCCGCACTGCTGCAAGGCAGTCGTGTTGCCAA AGCGTTAGGCGACGCGATGCAGACGGTGCGGCACACGAAGCACTTCGCGCACCCGGCGCACTGGGCGGGGCTGGCGCTGCTCGGCGCCAACGTGCGCCTCAGCAACAAGGTCGCGCTGATGGGACAGGCGCTCTGCGAGCTGCTCGCCGCCCCGGACAAGTGCCG GGACGCACTCCGCGTGTGCCTGCACTTGGTAGAGAAGTCTCTGCAGCGGATAGTGCGGGGGCAGAAGAATGCGATGTACACGACACAGAAGAGCATAGAGAACAAAGCGGGCGCCGCCGCCGGCTGGCGGGAACTGCTTATGAGCGTTGGCTTCAG gtTTGAACCAGCGGCCAACGGCATACCGTCAAGCGTATTCTTCCCTCAAAGTGATCCCGAAGAAAGACTGACTCAATGTTCTGCCAGCTTGCAAGCTTTACTTG GTTTAACACCCACTACACTGCAGGCACTTTCGAAATTGATTTCTAACGGCGATGTGGCAGATGAGATCATCGGTGTCATTCGCTCCGTCATATCTCAGTTCTCCGTCAAGAACTCCGAAGGTGACACCATCGAAGTGGCCGTCAACGTCag ACTGTGGCGAGTAAACGGCTGCCACGAATTATTAGCATCGTTAGGCTTCGATCTTGCAGAAGTAGGACAAGACGAAGTGACTCTCCGCACGGGCAAAACGGCCAATAGAAGGCACATACAATTCGTGCTGCAAGCTTTGTTGGCTCTCTTTG ATACCCAAGAAGCTCCACGAAGTCTTAGTTTGGAGTCAAGCTCGAGCGTGGAATCTTTGGCTTCTATTGACGACGGTGACCTAGAGCCCCACTCCGACGGTGAACCACCGCCCCGACAACATAGAC AAGAAAGCGTATCTTCAGTTCCACCGCCTCCCCTACCATTGGGATCTTGCGGTGGTGCTTTCACTATGTACGTTCGAGGCTCCACGTCCAATACTGAAGTAGGTCGCGGGGAACCTGACGGTAGAACTGCCCCGCCCCCTGCGCCGCCTCCACCCAGATACCGCGGGGAGAGCGACGCCGCATTTACACCGTCACCACCCGCTGCTCCTCCCTCCACATCGACAGCGCCACAACGAGACGTATCTCTTGCCCTGGCTCACCAGACTAAGATCAGAACTCTTTACACTAGACGACCTCCATCAACTGACGACTCGGACTGGGAAAGTTCCGGCCACGATACCGTGTTACGCAGACGTCCCGAACACTCCCATACGAGATATTTAGATGCATTTTACGATCTAGCGTCTGCTCAACCTCGCAGAACTGAGGAAGAAAAGCCTGATCAAGCATTGAACCAGCCCTCGACTTCCAAAAGAGTCACTCGAAGTAAAATGGGTTCAAGCAGTAGAGATTCAATGGCCCAAGTTCGTCATATGAGTGGAGAACTTACACCGACTATTTCGGAAGTATATCATGAGAGGAATATTGGATTGGGTCTCGCGCCGCCTTTAGCAGAGTTGCTTCTAGCAGAGGAATCCAAAACAGAAATGAGAGCGGCAAGTTCTAGCGAAAACTTACTATTGCAAAATTTAGAAAAGCTCGGACTTCTAGGTGACACCAGCGAAAATGAAGAAAGGTGGTGCAGTAATAATACTTCGAGACCTTGGCTATCAGCACCACCACTAGAAACCGACGTCCAAGGGTCGGACCTTACTACAGCTGAAATTATCGAACGCCAAGCGAAGTTCAAGAAAGACGAACCTAAAAGAAAAGAAGAGAACGCTTACGAGTTGAAACCTAAAGAAGAAACTCCTGGACCGAGCGGGATAGAGAAGAGATCGGTGTCCCCATTTTCTGAACTTTCGCGAAGAGACGAAGGGGATGGGAGAAGTATTGCAGATTCACATTCGTCGTATAAAGCGTTAGTTTTGAACCCAAGAACGCCGTATTTGCCTGAAGAAGGGGAGGCGGTAGCATTGAAACCGGTTGCCGAAGGTGGAAAGACTCACCCGAGACCTCGCAGACCGCCGGTTCCACGGACCAGACCGGCCTATACCACGCTTGATTTTCCACCTAATAAATGA